One Cuculus canorus isolate bCucCan1 chromosome 1, bCucCan1.pri, whole genome shotgun sequence DNA segment encodes these proteins:
- the CYSLTR2 gene encoding cysteinyl leukotriene receptor 2 translates to MALHDNYTNSSFNCTIDSFKQAIYPSMYISMFFLGTVGNGLSIFVFFQPSQRKTPVNVYMQNLAVSDLMFVSTLPFRATYYLMGSHWIFGDILCRIMSYSFYVNMYYSIYILTVLSVVRFIAIVYPFKHWKVTNMKYARIICAAIWVFVLAASSPLLGNPGYRHHAKCLDLHPSSSHRLLMMNSFVLVVGFILPFVTIIICYVFAVKALLKSKTPQCKNAFCRKKALSTIIITLILFFLCFLPYHILRTVYLMRSHCSQDGLPVHKALVVSFCLASMNSCLDPVLYYFAAENFKVKIRSLFCR, encoded by the coding sequence ATGGCACTACACGACAACTACACCAACAGCTCCTTCAACTGTACTATTGACAGCTTCAAGCAAGCCATTTATCCCAGCATGTATATCTCTATGTTCTTCCTGGGCACTGTCGGAAATGGCCtctccatttttgttttcttccagccttCACAGAGGAAGACCCCAGTAAATGTTTACATGCAGAACTTGGCTGTTTCGGATCTCATGTTTGTAAGCACTTTGCCCTTTCGGGCCACATATTACCTGATGGGATCACATTGGATATTTGGTGATATCCTCTGCAGGATCATGTCTTACAGCTTCTACGTGAACATGTACTACAGCATTTACATTCTCACTGTGCTCAGCGTGGTTCGTTTCATAGCCATCGTCTACCCATTCAAGCATTGGAAAGTAACCAACATGAAGTATGCCAGGATAATATGTGCAGCCATATGGGTGTTCGTGTTGGCAGCCTCCAGCCCTCTGTTAGGCAATCCAGGGTACAGACATCATGCCAAGTGCTTAGACCTTCACCCCTCCAGTTCTCATAGGCTTCTCATGATGAACAGCTTTGTTCTTGTCGTGGGCTTCATTTTGCCATTTGTCACAATTATCATCTGCTATGTCTTTGCAGTCAAAGCGTTGCTCAAGTCCAAGACTCCACAATGTAAGAACGCATTTTGTCGCAAGAAGGCACTGTCAACCATCATCATCACTctcatccttttcttcctttgtttcctgCCATATCACATACTGCGAACTGTCTACCTGATGCGCAGCCACTGCAGCCAGGATGGCCTGCCTGTGCACAAAGCACTGGTGGTCTCGTTCTGCCTTGCTTCCATGAACAGCTGCCTCGATCCTGTCCTCTATTactttgctgctgaaaatttcaaagtaaaaatcaGAAGTTTGTTCTGCAGGTAG